A genomic segment from Rhinatrema bivittatum chromosome 19, aRhiBiv1.1, whole genome shotgun sequence encodes:
- the MPV17L gene encoding mpv17-like protein: MQALLRFTKRHPWLTNVTVYGSLFSCADVVQQKLTKDPGDPIDFTQTAKVGLVGFCFHANFNFFWLRAIERVFPGSAPRNVIRKVVCDQLMAAPITICVFYAGLSFLDGEEDILKNLREKFWPTYKTGVLCWTLIQTVNFSLVPPYIRTAYIGLCAFLWTTFLCYIRKRDMEQATSQLLAFLPRLGGRRAPGAEGQDNRRPSD; encoded by the exons ATGCAGGCTCTCCTGCGGTTCACCAAGAGGCATCCCTGGCTGACCAATGTGACCGTCTACGGCTCGCTCTTCTCGTGTGCCGATGTGGTGCAGCAGAAGCTGACCAAGGACCCAGGAGACCCCATCGATTTCACGCAGACTGCAAAAGTTGGGCTCGTTGGCTTCTGCTTCCATGCCAACTTCAACTTCTTTTGGCTCCGGGCCATCGAGAGGGTTTTCCCGGGCTCAGCCCCCCGGAATGTGATCAGGAAGGTCGTGTGTGACCAGCTAATGGCTGCCCCCATTACCATCTGTGTCTTCTATGCAG GCTTGAGCTTCTTGGATGGAGAGGAAGACATTTTGAAGAACCTGCGGGAGAAATTCTGGCCTACGTACAAG ACAGGGGTCTTGTGCTGGACACTAATTCAG ACGGTGAATTTCAGCCTGGTGCCCCCCTACATCCGCACCGCTTACATCGGGCTCTGCGCCTTCCTCTGGACCACCTTCCTGTGCTACATCCGGAAGCGGGACATGGAGCAGGCCACCTCCCAGCTGCTGGCATTCCTGCCCCGCCTGGGCGGCCGCAGGGCACCAGGAGCCGAGGGCCAGGACAATCGGCGGCCCTCAGACTAA